A genomic segment from Labrus bergylta chromosome 3, fLabBer1.1, whole genome shotgun sequence encodes:
- the arpp19a gene encoding cAMP-regulated phosphoprotein 19a isoform X2 encodes MVRTVRAGDLWITCQLVGNLRSGFYGTVDMSGDNEETQTTEETSMDEKEIQDKVISPEKSEEAKLKARYPNLGSKHGGPDLLRKRLTKGQKYFDSGDYNMAKAKIKNKQLPTAAPEKTEITGDHIPTPQDLPQRKPSLVASKLAG; translated from the exons ATGGTACGGACAGTCAGAGCAGGGGATTTGTGGATCACTTGTCAACTAGTGGGAAATCTCCGCTCTGGTTTTTACGGCACCGTAGACATGTCGGGGGATAACGAAGAAACGCAAACGACAGAGGAGACCTCAATGGACGAGAAG GAGATTCAGGACAAGGTGATCAGCCCTGAGAAATCAGAGGAGGCCAAACTAAAGGCCAGATACCCAAATTTAGGGAGCAAACATGGAGGCCCTGATCTGCTTCGCAAACGCCTCACGAAGGGG CAAAAGTACTTTGACTCTGGGGATTACAACATGGCTAAAGCGAAAATAAAGAACAAGCAGTTGCCGACAGCTGCACCAGAGAAGACCGAGATCACAGGGGACCACATCCCCACCCCCCAGGACCTGCCCCAGAGGAAACCTTCTCTGGTAGCCAGCAAACTGGCAGGCTGA
- the arpp19a gene encoding cAMP-regulated phosphoprotein 19a isoform X1: protein MVRTVRAGDLWITCQLVGNLRSGFYGTVDMSGDNEETQTTEETSMDEKVKEIQDKVISPEKSEEAKLKARYPNLGSKHGGPDLLRKRLTKGQKYFDSGDYNMAKAKIKNKQLPTAAPEKTEITGDHIPTPQDLPQRKPSLVASKLAG from the exons ATGGTACGGACAGTCAGAGCAGGGGATTTGTGGATCACTTGTCAACTAGTGGGAAATCTCCGCTCTGGTTTTTACGGCACCGTAGACATGTCGGGGGATAACGAAGAAACGCAAACGACAGAGGAGACCTCAATGGACGAGAAGGTAAAG GAGATTCAGGACAAGGTGATCAGCCCTGAGAAATCAGAGGAGGCCAAACTAAAGGCCAGATACCCAAATTTAGGGAGCAAACATGGAGGCCCTGATCTGCTTCGCAAACGCCTCACGAAGGGG CAAAAGTACTTTGACTCTGGGGATTACAACATGGCTAAAGCGAAAATAAAGAACAAGCAGTTGCCGACAGCTGCACCAGAGAAGACCGAGATCACAGGGGACCACATCCCCACCCCCCAGGACCTGCCCCAGAGGAAACCTTCTCTGGTAGCCAGCAAACTGGCAGGCTGA